A window of the Xanthocytophaga agilis genome harbors these coding sequences:
- a CDS encoding phosphatase, with protein sequence MHPILSLFTANGGEVFTSPEILIQKVSKIRAYLFDWDGVFTDGSKFPDGSSPFSELDSMGVNLLRFGHWLRHAQEYAFVGIMTGEKNLSSIALAQREHFDAVYFRIKNKGEALQHLLQTYNLKPEEVAFVFDDVLDLSVAAVVGLRLMVKRNTAPLFATYVKNRDLADYASTNEMHSVREMSELILGLQGNFEEVVAKRSQFSEEYATYFDGRNQRITTLYTKENNQIVTVST encoded by the coding sequence ATGCATCCAATTCTCTCTTTATTTACAGCAAATGGAGGAGAAGTTTTCACTTCTCCGGAAATACTGATCCAGAAAGTATCTAAAATTCGCGCCTATCTTTTCGACTGGGATGGCGTATTTACAGATGGAAGTAAGTTTCCGGATGGAAGCAGTCCGTTTTCTGAACTTGACTCAATGGGGGTTAATCTATTACGATTTGGCCATTGGCTTCGCCATGCTCAGGAATATGCCTTTGTAGGAATTATGACTGGCGAAAAAAACCTTTCCAGCATTGCACTTGCTCAGCGAGAACATTTTGATGCAGTATATTTTCGAATAAAGAATAAAGGAGAGGCACTTCAACATTTACTTCAAACTTATAATCTAAAACCTGAGGAAGTAGCCTTTGTATTTGATGATGTATTAGATCTCTCCGTTGCGGCAGTAGTAGGTCTTCGGTTAATGGTAAAAAGAAATACAGCCCCGTTATTTGCTACTTATGTAAAAAACAGAGATCTGGCTGATTATGCCAGTACCAATGAAATGCATAGCGTTCGGGAGATGAGTGAGTTAATACTTGGCCTTCAGGGTAATTTTGAAGAAGTTGTTGCGAAACGATCTCAATTCTCAGAAGAATATGCTACCTATTTCGATGGAAGAAACCAACGTATTACTACATTGTATACCAAAGAAAACAACCAGATTGTCACAGTAAGTACCTGA
- a CDS encoding TonB-dependent receptor has protein sequence MRLKTILFTLFLSIGFIYAKGQDVIKGSVSQERSQLSDTVALSQVTVVGYQNNRSLLETPATIGVLKNTDLQRFSNTSFVSAVNTLPGVRMEERSPGSYRFSVRGSLVRSPFGIRNVKFYWNDIPFTDAGGNTYLNLMDFNAIGAMEIIKGPGGSLYGAGTGGTALLQSPVAAQGTTIQLGSIAGSYGLFGVHTMVQSGSEKMNATALYAHQESDGYRKQTAMRRDMVSLSTRFFSSENRTISVNTFYSDLYYQTPGGLTKAQMDADPRQARPAAGVNKGAEEQKAAVFNKTFNLGVSQEYDFNANWTNKTSVYGTITQFENPTLRNYDKRTEQGFGGRTVTQYRFGGEAIKGKIVFGGEFQYGYTGLQTYGNRNGKVDTLQYNDEIRVNQYTIFAQTELDLPHHFFLTIGGSYNKQNYNLLRFYPENSGPQNRHFNPIFLPRVALLKQLNSNLSVFGSISYGYSTPTTDEIRPSTAAFNTSLNPEKGINYEIGTRGSILGDILTFDITAFSFGLHETIVSRRTEAGADFYTNSGKTSQQGIESRIVFQPHILQNAFASTRVWTSYTYNDFRFKEYVQSSTDLSGKQLTGIAPNIVVTGLDLVSTMGLYLNATFNYTDKLPVDDANTFFAAGYKLLGGRLGFMKDIKHFNLNVFGGVDNLLDEKYSLGNDLNAVGNRFYNPAPGRNFYGGLTLKYKI, from the coding sequence ATGAGGTTAAAAACGATACTATTTACGCTTTTCTTATCAATAGGTTTTATCTATGCCAAAGGGCAGGATGTAATAAAAGGATCAGTCTCCCAAGAGAGATCTCAATTGAGTGATACGGTTGCCTTGAGTCAGGTTACAGTAGTCGGATATCAAAATAACAGATCTTTATTGGAGACGCCTGCTACAATTGGGGTGCTGAAGAATACAGATCTTCAACGTTTCTCAAATACTTCTTTTGTTTCTGCTGTGAATACACTCCCTGGTGTACGTATGGAAGAACGGTCTCCTGGTAGCTATCGGTTTTCGGTACGTGGTAGTCTGGTTCGCTCTCCATTTGGAATTCGCAATGTGAAATTTTACTGGAATGACATTCCCTTTACAGATGCAGGAGGAAATACATATTTGAATCTGATGGATTTCAATGCTATTGGAGCTATGGAGATCATTAAAGGGCCAGGAGGAAGCTTATACGGAGCAGGAACAGGTGGGACCGCATTGTTACAAAGTCCGGTTGCTGCACAAGGTACTACTATACAGTTAGGATCTATCGCTGGCAGTTATGGCTTGTTTGGAGTACATACCATGGTACAATCGGGGTCTGAAAAAATGAATGCAACAGCTTTGTATGCACATCAGGAATCAGATGGATACCGAAAACAAACCGCCATGCGTCGGGATATGGTTAGCCTGAGTACTAGATTCTTTAGCAGTGAAAACCGCACAATTTCAGTAAATACCTTTTATAGTGATTTGTATTATCAAACACCTGGAGGTTTGACCAAAGCACAAATGGATGCAGATCCGCGTCAGGCAAGGCCAGCTGCTGGAGTAAATAAAGGGGCTGAGGAGCAAAAAGCAGCTGTTTTTAACAAAACATTTAACCTCGGGGTATCTCAGGAATATGATTTTAACGCCAACTGGACTAATAAAACATCTGTATACGGAACCATTACACAGTTTGAGAATCCTACACTACGGAATTACGATAAACGAACTGAGCAGGGATTTGGAGGCCGCACAGTAACACAGTACCGTTTCGGAGGAGAGGCTATAAAAGGTAAAATCGTATTTGGGGGAGAGTTTCAATATGGATATACAGGCTTGCAAACCTATGGAAATCGGAATGGAAAAGTAGACACACTACAATATAATGATGAAATTCGGGTAAATCAGTATACTATCTTTGCTCAGACAGAACTGGATTTGCCACATCATTTTTTTCTGACAATAGGAGGGAGTTATAACAAACAGAACTATAATTTATTGCGATTCTATCCCGAAAACTCAGGTCCACAAAACCGACACTTTAATCCTATCTTTCTTCCAAGAGTAGCATTACTGAAACAATTAAATTCGAATCTGTCTGTATTTGGAAGTATTAGTTATGGATATTCTACACCAACCACAGACGAAATTCGACCTTCTACAGCCGCTTTTAATACTTCTCTGAATCCAGAAAAAGGGATAAATTATGAGATAGGCACACGTGGTAGTATACTAGGAGATATTTTAACCTTTGATATTACAGCGTTTTCATTTGGACTACATGAAACCATTGTAAGTCGTCGGACTGAGGCTGGAGCAGACTTCTATACAAACTCAGGTAAGACATCCCAGCAAGGTATTGAAAGCCGGATTGTTTTTCAACCACATATTCTCCAAAATGCTTTTGCCTCAACCAGAGTCTGGACATCATATACATACAATGATTTTCGATTCAAAGAGTATGTCCAAAGCAGTACAGATCTGAGTGGAAAGCAACTTACGGGCATTGCTCCAAATATCGTAGTCACGGGTTTGGATCTGGTTTCTACTATGGGTTTGTATTTAAATGCAACATTTAATTATACCGATAAACTTCCAGTAGACGATGCTAATACTTTTTTTGCAGCAGGATATAAACTTCTAGGAGGCCGATTGGGTTTTATGAAAGATATCAAACATTTTAATCTTAACGTCTTTGGTGGGGTGGATAATTTGTTAGATGAAAAATATAGCCTGGGAAATGATTTAAATGCAGTTGGCAACCGTTTTTATAATCCTGCTCCTGGTCGAAACTTCTACGGCGGACTTACATTAAAGTATAAAATATAG
- a CDS encoding MFS transporter — translation MQSSRFWQTTTAVGLFIGYSGYYLCRSNLAVATPLIIQEFGDQGIDKEMMGKIASAGVIAYAIGKVINGLIGDAIGGKRVFLFGMIASVLATILFGLGGGILVFFVAVVFNRAVQSMGWGGLVKITAHWFSYRNYGKVMGLLSLSYLFGDIVAKLWLGQLIRWGLTWQELFFVAGGTLFLIALFCLWAVKNDPESMGFDAPEVNPNSLLKDDSNEKKASLGEILRTYFSSLSFILLLIMSFGLTAIREAFNFWLPTYLFEVADLSEGAASQFSSLYPVFGMISILAAGFLSDSALRGKRSILILLGCVPMTFVLILMAADLKGQIVPLILSSLIGLLLLGPYSFLAGAMSMDLGGRKGSATAVGLVDGVGYLGGTLSVWLTGRLAQYNGWNSAFWVLAVITALTAIAAGIFYWTQERQKTTEMAYSGEN, via the coding sequence ATGCAATCATCCCGTTTCTGGCAAACTACTACAGCGGTTGGCCTTTTCATTGGATATAGTGGTTATTATCTATGTAGGTCTAATCTGGCAGTAGCTACTCCTTTGATTATACAGGAATTTGGAGATCAGGGCATTGACAAAGAAATGATGGGCAAAATAGCTTCGGCTGGGGTGATTGCCTATGCTATTGGAAAGGTAATCAATGGATTGATAGGAGATGCAATAGGGGGAAAGCGTGTTTTCTTATTCGGAATGATTGCCTCTGTGCTAGCCACCATTTTATTTGGTTTAGGAGGAGGAATTCTGGTTTTTTTTGTGGCTGTAGTATTTAATCGGGCTGTGCAATCAATGGGATGGGGCGGATTAGTTAAAATTACAGCACACTGGTTTTCATATCGGAATTATGGGAAAGTTATGGGCTTATTAAGCCTGAGCTATTTATTTGGAGATATTGTCGCCAAATTATGGCTGGGCCAGTTAATCCGGTGGGGGCTAACCTGGCAGGAGTTATTTTTTGTGGCAGGAGGGACCTTGTTTCTCATTGCGCTATTTTGTCTGTGGGCTGTCAAAAATGATCCGGAGAGTATGGGATTTGATGCTCCTGAGGTTAACCCAAATAGTTTATTGAAGGACGATAGTAATGAAAAAAAAGCTTCGCTGGGAGAAATTCTTCGGACCTATTTTAGTAGTCTCTCTTTTATTCTGCTTCTGATTATGTCATTTGGCCTGACTGCTATTCGGGAAGCTTTTAACTTCTGGTTGCCTACCTATTTGTTTGAAGTTGCTGACTTATCAGAAGGGGCTGCTTCCCAATTCAGTTCATTATATCCTGTATTTGGTATGATATCTATACTTGCAGCAGGTTTTTTGTCAGATTCTGCATTGCGAGGTAAACGAAGTATTCTAATCCTGCTAGGATGTGTACCTATGACATTTGTCCTTATCTTGATGGCTGCTGATTTAAAAGGACAGATTGTACCTCTAATTCTTTCTTCTTTAATAGGTTTATTACTGCTTGGTCCTTACTCTTTTCTGGCAGGTGCTATGTCTATGGATCTGGGAGGGCGCAAAGGTTCTGCAACTGCTGTTGGATTGGTAGACGGCGTAGGCTATCTGGGAGGAACGCTTTCGGTTTGGCTGACTGGACGTCTGGCGCAATACAACGGTTGGAATAGTGCCTTTTGGGTGCTTGCCGTTATTACAGCATTAACAGCCATTGCTGCTGGTATTTTTTACTGGACTCAAGAGCGACAGAAGACAACTGAAATGGCTTATTCAGGGGAGAATTAA
- a CDS encoding TCR/Tet family MFS transporter translates to MAEKRTSALLFIFITLLIDVIGIGIIIPVVPKLIQQMTGGSVSDASEYGGWLLFAYSIMQFLFSPVLGGLSDKYGRRPVLLASLFGFGIDYLLLGFAPNLGWLFAGRLIAGITGASFTTAGAYIADISKPEERAQNFGMIGAAFGLGFIIGPAVGGILGHYGPRVPFFVAAGLSLLNWLYGYFILPESLKEENRREFDWKRANPVGSLLQLQRYPIIISMFASFVCISLAGHATQSTWTYYTMEKFKWEEDWVGYSLSFVGLMVAIVQGGLNRILIPKLGSKLSVYIGLGFYVIGFTCFAFASEGWMMFAFMVPFALGGLAGPSLQGIMSGQVPPNEQGELQGALTGLISVTSIIGPLLMTYLFGYFTSSQAPVYFPGAPFIMGAGLTVLSIILAINPLSKIKDNILFGSDNTEQPKH, encoded by the coding sequence ATGGCTGAAAAACGTACCTCTGCTTTACTTTTTATATTCATTACTCTACTTATAGATGTTATTGGAATAGGTATTATCATTCCTGTAGTACCCAAACTAATCCAGCAAATGACAGGAGGCAGTGTTAGTGATGCCTCTGAATATGGAGGGTGGTTATTATTTGCCTATTCTATTATGCAGTTTCTTTTTTCGCCTGTACTGGGTGGCTTAAGCGATAAGTATGGTCGGCGTCCAGTGCTTTTAGCTTCTTTATTTGGATTTGGGATCGACTATCTGCTATTGGGTTTTGCGCCTAATTTAGGTTGGCTTTTTGCTGGACGACTAATTGCAGGAATAACGGGTGCTAGCTTTACAACAGCTGGAGCGTATATCGCTGACATCAGTAAACCAGAAGAACGTGCACAAAACTTTGGGATGATTGGGGCTGCTTTTGGGCTCGGATTTATTATTGGTCCTGCAGTTGGAGGAATATTAGGTCATTATGGCCCTCGGGTACCTTTCTTTGTTGCTGCCGGACTCAGCTTACTGAACTGGTTATATGGATACTTTATCCTACCAGAATCTTTGAAAGAAGAAAATCGCCGGGAATTTGACTGGAAAAGAGCCAATCCGGTAGGATCATTGCTACAATTACAACGTTACCCTATAATTATTAGTATGTTCGCATCGTTTGTGTGTATCTCTCTGGCAGGACATGCTACACAAAGTACATGGACTTATTACACGATGGAAAAATTTAAATGGGAAGAAGATTGGGTAGGATATTCACTAAGCTTTGTTGGGTTAATGGTTGCCATTGTGCAGGGGGGACTCAATCGGATTCTTATTCCTAAATTAGGATCCAAGCTGTCTGTATATATTGGGTTAGGGTTTTATGTCATAGGGTTTACCTGTTTTGCTTTTGCTTCAGAAGGATGGATGATGTTTGCGTTTATGGTGCCTTTCGCGTTAGGTGGACTAGCCGGACCTTCTTTACAGGGAATTATGTCCGGACAGGTGCCTCCCAATGAACAGGGCGAATTACAGGGAGCACTTACTGGTCTAATCAGTGTGACTTCAATTATTGGCCCTTTGCTGATGACCTACTTATTTGGCTATTTTACAAGTTCGCAGGCACCTGTATATTTTCCAGGAGCTCCTTTTATCATGGGAGCGGGTTTGACAGTATTAAGTATTATATTGGCTATTAATCCTTTATCTAAAATCAAAGACAACATACTCTTTGGCAGTGATAACACTGAACAACCAAAGCACTAG
- a CDS encoding transaldolase family protein: protein MELYLDSADLKEIETGMKLGFLTGLTTTPTFMHREGVTDVDAMIVNLSKIVPVLQIEALGSTADEIIKDAERQLALGLDPAKTVFKIPVSLEGVKACKALRDRGMMVNVHLVYTIQQAYMAMTAGANYVCVLAGRMQDQGYDALKLIRECVDMINYYGSDAKVMFSSVRNTEHVRNAIELGCHTITVPWKLMKILTDNNFTTVGTQQFFEHTRLVTMRVRDIISDKNPVVKLHDEVLDAVVQMTQSGFGAVSVMKEDGRLLGIFTDGDLRRQLASNGKNLMSQKMSAFEYKTPTTIPADALLNEALAIFKEKQIDTIIVTDNDQVVGMLDIQDMAKWDLI, encoded by the coding sequence ATGGAATTATACTTAGATTCTGCTGACTTAAAAGAGATTGAAACCGGGATGAAATTAGGCTTTCTGACCGGCCTTACAACTACTCCCACTTTCATGCACCGTGAAGGTGTTACGGATGTAGATGCAATGATTGTAAATCTTTCGAAAATTGTGCCTGTATTGCAGATTGAAGCGTTGGGTAGCACAGCAGACGAAATCATTAAAGATGCAGAACGCCAATTAGCACTGGGGCTTGATCCAGCTAAAACGGTATTTAAAATTCCAGTTTCTCTGGAAGGTGTAAAAGCTTGTAAAGCACTGCGTGATCGTGGTATGATGGTCAATGTGCACCTGGTATATACTATTCAGCAAGCATATATGGCGATGACAGCTGGAGCGAACTATGTTTGTGTACTGGCAGGCCGGATGCAGGATCAGGGGTATGATGCCCTGAAATTGATCCGTGAGTGTGTGGATATGATCAACTACTATGGTTCTGATGCTAAAGTAATGTTCTCCTCTGTACGTAATACTGAACACGTACGTAATGCTATCGAACTGGGCTGCCATACTATTACTGTACCATGGAAGTTAATGAAAATCTTAACTGACAATAACTTTACAACAGTAGGTACACAACAGTTCTTTGAACATACTCGTCTGGTTACTATGCGGGTTCGTGATATCATCAGTGATAAAAATCCTGTTGTGAAACTGCATGATGAAGTATTGGATGCTGTAGTACAAATGACTCAGTCTGGTTTTGGTGCTGTTAGCGTGATGAAAGAGGATGGTCGTTTGCTAGGTATCTTTACAGATGGAGATCTGCGTCGCCAGTTGGCATCTAATGGTAAAAACTTAATGAGCCAGAAAATGTCTGCGTTTGAATATAAGACTCCAACTACTATTCCTGCAGATGCATTATTGAATGAAGCACTGGCTATCTTTAAAGAAAAGCAAATCGACACAATCATTGTTACAGATAATGATCAGGTAGTGGGTATGCTGGATATCCAGGATATGGCAAAGTGGGATCTGATCTAA
- a CDS encoding inorganic phosphate transporter, whose protein sequence is MFGLEVGLLILLLFCLFCACAFEFVNGFHDTANAVATVIYTNSLQPWTAVTWSGICNFVGVLTGGIAVAMGIVNLLPTNLLIDQNVWHNVAMILALLFSAIIWNLGTWYFGLPASSSHTLIGSILGVGLAFGLMNNSVESVNWGKAGEIGLSLLISPLFGFSITIVLMYILRRTVENKAIFKEPPKKQAPPLWIRIILIITCTLVSFFHGSNDGQKGVGLVMLILISIVPLRFAIDSRLDKKELHTHAASLHVLVSSLDTTRLSKEAKEAITLVSKELGEMEQAIPTKANEDIAPEKKLEIRRDILLINKQTSIIKKEVGQEDTKAIEKDMERLNAFTNYAPTWVTVMISISLGLGTMIGWKRIVRTIGEKIGKSHLTYAQGASSELVAASTIGLATGLGLPVSTTHVLSSGIAGSMVASNGIKNLQPKTIRNIAMAWILTLPVSIFLSATLYVIFRWIL, encoded by the coding sequence ATGTTTGGATTAGAAGTCGGATTATTAATTCTCCTCTTGTTTTGTCTGTTCTGCGCCTGTGCTTTTGAGTTTGTCAACGGATTCCACGACACTGCCAATGCTGTAGCTACCGTTATTTATACCAACTCTCTTCAACCCTGGACGGCTGTTACTTGGTCTGGTATCTGTAATTTTGTAGGAGTGCTCACGGGTGGTATTGCTGTTGCTATGGGTATTGTTAATTTGTTACCTACCAATCTTCTCATCGATCAAAATGTCTGGCACAATGTGGCCATGATTCTGGCCTTACTATTCAGTGCGATTATCTGGAATCTGGGAACCTGGTATTTTGGTTTGCCTGCTTCAAGCTCACATACATTGATTGGCTCAATCTTGGGAGTAGGTCTTGCCTTTGGTTTAATGAATAACTCTGTTGAGTCTGTCAACTGGGGAAAAGCTGGCGAAATTGGTTTGTCTTTGTTGATTTCTCCTTTGTTTGGTTTTAGCATAACAATTGTTCTAATGTACATCTTGCGAAGAACGGTAGAGAACAAAGCAATATTTAAAGAGCCACCTAAAAAGCAGGCTCCTCCTTTATGGATTCGTATTATTCTCATTATCACCTGTACATTAGTAAGCTTTTTTCATGGTTCCAATGATGGCCAAAAAGGTGTAGGTCTGGTCATGTTAATTCTAATTAGTATTGTTCCTCTACGTTTTGCTATTGACAGCCGCCTGGATAAAAAAGAACTGCACACTCATGCTGCTTCACTACATGTATTAGTATCCAGTTTAGATACCACACGTTTGTCAAAAGAAGCGAAAGAAGCTATTACATTGGTTTCAAAAGAATTGGGAGAAATGGAACAGGCCATTCCAACAAAAGCAAATGAAGACATCGCTCCTGAAAAGAAACTTGAAATACGCAGAGATATCCTGTTGATCAATAAGCAAACAAGTATCATTAAGAAAGAGGTTGGACAAGAGGATACAAAAGCTATTGAGAAGGATATGGAGCGATTAAATGCTTTTACCAATTATGCCCCAACCTGGGTTACAGTGATGATTTCTATCTCACTTGGCTTAGGAACTATGATTGGTTGGAAAAGGATTGTTAGAACCATTGGTGAAAAAATTGGAAAGAGCCATTTGACATATGCACAAGGTGCATCCTCTGAATTAGTTGCTGCAAGTACAATAGGATTGGCTACAGGTTTGGGATTACCTGTAAGTACTACGCACGTTTTGTCATCAGGTATTGCAGGAAGTATGGTAGCCAGCAATGGTATCAAAAACCTTCAGCCTAAAACTATCCGGAATATTGCAATGGCCTGGATACTAACATTACCTGTAAGTATCTTCTTATCTGCAACCTTGTATGTGATTTTCCGTTGGATATTATAA
- the kdsA gene encoding 3-deoxy-8-phosphooctulonate synthase, with protein MSKKIVKVADIECGSDQLFLISGPCVIEDESIMMRTAEKLKEVTEKLNIPLIFKSSYQKDNRSSLDYYTGPGLEKGLEVLAKVKEEFGFPLLSDVHYPEQVLKAAEVLDIIQIPAYLCMQTDLMVAAAKTGKVINIKHGQFLAPDNMGKPAQKAVDSGNDQIILTERGYTFGYNDMVVDPRSFYFMRQTGFPVVFDITHSIRKYGIPSADPKGGNRPVMPTIARAGVAAGVDGVFIETHPDPSHALCDAASQLSVYELEEFLKPLIELHEVEVKYRQAVTV; from the coding sequence ATGAGCAAGAAAATTGTTAAAGTGGCGGATATCGAATGTGGTAGTGATCAATTATTCCTGATCTCTGGTCCCTGTGTGATTGAAGATGAAAGCATTATGATGCGTACAGCTGAGAAACTAAAAGAGGTAACTGAAAAGCTGAACATCCCATTAATTTTTAAATCTTCTTATCAGAAAGATAACCGCAGCTCTCTGGATTATTATACAGGTCCAGGTCTGGAAAAAGGTCTGGAAGTACTGGCCAAAGTCAAAGAAGAATTTGGTTTTCCACTTCTGTCTGATGTTCACTATCCGGAACAAGTATTGAAAGCAGCAGAAGTACTGGATATAATTCAGATTCCTGCTTATCTGTGTATGCAAACTGACCTGATGGTAGCTGCTGCCAAGACTGGTAAAGTAATCAATATTAAACACGGACAGTTTCTTGCTCCTGATAACATGGGCAAACCTGCTCAAAAAGCGGTAGACTCAGGAAATGACCAGATTATCCTTACTGAACGTGGGTATACATTTGGCTACAATGACATGGTAGTAGATCCTCGTTCTTTCTATTTCATGCGCCAAACCGGATTCCCTGTTGTTTTCGACATTACTCACTCTATCCGTAAATATGGTATCCCAAGTGCAGATCCAAAAGGCGGAAATCGTCCGGTAATGCCAACGATTGCCCGTGCTGGTGTAGCAGCTGGTGTAGATGGTGTTTTCATTGAAACACATCCTGATCCGTCTCATGCACTTTGTGATGCAGCTAGTCAGTTGAGCGTATATGAACTGGAAGAGTTTCTGAAGCCTTTGATTGAACTACATGAAGTAGAGGTAAAATACAGACAAGCAGTTACTGTTTAA
- a CDS encoding zeta toxin family protein, with amino-acid sequence MDKPQLYVIAGPNGAGKSVLSKWLVNANIDVFDGDLLQKELSLKYKAIPWEQIQHLAAREFEKRWSDALEKHEDFAYETNFTFPSSIDLPLAFQKQGYEINMFYMGIGSIAESIRRVALRVEKGGHDVDTGSIELNFNGGITHVHHHFAKFDRFLFIDNSIISTPRIVLYAELGKIKSKSPTLPRWMTTYFAKLLST; translated from the coding sequence ATGGATAAACCACAACTCTATGTTATTGCAGGACCAAATGGAGCAGGGAAAAGTGTTTTATCCAAATGGCTTGTCAATGCCAATATAGATGTATTTGATGGAGATCTTCTTCAAAAAGAATTAAGTCTAAAATACAAAGCTATTCCCTGGGAACAAATACAACATCTTGCCGCCAGAGAATTTGAAAAGAGATGGTCAGATGCGCTGGAAAAACACGAAGACTTTGCCTATGAAACCAACTTTACATTTCCAAGTAGCATAGATTTGCCATTAGCGTTTCAGAAACAGGGTTATGAGATCAATATGTTTTATATGGGAATAGGTTCTATTGCAGAAAGTATACGCAGGGTTGCCTTACGGGTAGAAAAAGGTGGGCATGATGTAGATACAGGCAGTATTGAGCTTAATTTCAATGGTGGTATAACTCATGTACATCACCATTTTGCCAAATTTGATCGGTTTCTTTTTATTGATAACTCTATTATTTCAACACCCAGAATTGTTTTGTATGCAGAATTAGGAAAAATCAAATCAAAATCCCCAACTTTGCCCCGCTGGATGACAACCTATTTTGCTAAACTGTTATCTACCTGA
- a CDS encoding NAD(P)/FAD-dependent oxidoreductase, which translates to MYDVLIIGGGLAGLINAIVLSKAGKKIVLIERKTYPFHRVCGEYISNETLPFLASLDINPTEWGASSINHLQVSAPNGTLLSMPLDMGGFGISRYTLDYNLYLKALQSQVTIITGTSVEDVIFSSDTFSVTLSDHTSYTARFVIGAYGKRAKLDKQLNRSYIHKRSPYVGVKYHIQTDFPANYIALHNFKDGYCGLSAVEGDKYNLCYLTTRENVKKSGSIEEMERSIVQKNPFLCQIFSNSKFLFEKPEVINEISFAPKTAVENHILMSGDTAGMITPLCGNGMAMAIHSAKLLSGLLLIADEQKWPREKLEATYTQQWNKLFAKRVWIGRNLQKLFGNERLTAMSVHFLKTLPPLARFLVSQTHGNVF; encoded by the coding sequence ATGTATGATGTTCTTATTATTGGAGGTGGCTTAGCAGGGTTGATTAATGCAATTGTATTAAGTAAAGCAGGAAAAAAAATAGTATTAATAGAGCGGAAAACCTATCCGTTTCACAGAGTATGTGGAGAATATATTTCCAATGAAACACTTCCTTTTTTAGCATCTCTAGATATTAATCCAACGGAATGGGGAGCTTCTTCTATCAACCATTTACAGGTTTCAGCGCCTAACGGTACACTGCTTTCCATGCCTTTAGATATGGGCGGATTTGGGATTAGCCGTTATACACTTGATTATAACCTCTATCTCAAAGCACTACAATCACAAGTTACAATAATTACTGGCACAAGTGTGGAAGATGTGATCTTTTCAAGTGACACTTTCTCTGTCACTTTATCAGACCACACCAGTTATACAGCTCGATTCGTGATTGGAGCCTATGGTAAGCGAGCAAAGCTGGATAAACAATTAAATCGTAGCTACATACATAAACGATCTCCATATGTTGGTGTAAAGTATCACATCCAGACCGACTTCCCAGCAAATTACATAGCCCTTCATAATTTTAAAGATGGTTATTGTGGTTTGAGTGCTGTTGAAGGAGACAAATACAATCTTTGCTACCTCACAACTCGTGAGAACGTAAAAAAAAGCGGATCCATCGAAGAGATGGAAAGAAGCATTGTACAAAAGAATCCTTTTCTTTGTCAGATATTCAGCAATTCCAAGTTTCTATTTGAAAAACCTGAAGTAATTAATGAGATATCGTTTGCACCAAAAACAGCTGTTGAAAATCATATTTTAATGTCCGGCGATACCGCAGGAATGATTACACCTCTCTGTGGCAATGGGATGGCAATGGCAATCCATTCTGCTAAACTTTTATCAGGTTTACTGCTTATAGCAGATGAACAAAAATGGCCTCGTGAAAAATTGGAGGCTACTTATACTCAGCAATGGAATAAATTATTTGCCAAAAGAGTATGGATAGGGCGTAATCTACAAAAACTTTTTGGCAATGAACGGCTCACAGCAATGTCTGTTCATTTTCTAAAAACACTGCCTCCTCTTGCTCGTTTTTTAGTTAGCCAAACACACGGAAATGTATTTTGA